The Vibrio gallaecicus genome contains a region encoding:
- the folE gene encoding GTP cyclohydrolase I FolE, translating into MLNTEAEKVREALLAKGLETPMTASEMTPDQKYNRIKGLLTEVVSTLGLDLTDDSLAETPHRIAKMYVHEIFSGLDYDNFPKISVIDNKMSVDEMVKVSDINLTSTCEHHFITIDGLAEVAYIPENKILGLSKINRIVRFFAQRPQVQERLTQQILVAIQTLVETENVAVTIKATHYCVKSRGVMDANSETSTTALGGIFKTNPQTRAEFLR; encoded by the coding sequence ATGCTAAACACAGAAGCAGAAAAAGTTAGAGAAGCTTTGCTCGCAAAAGGACTTGAAACCCCAATGACAGCAAGCGAGATGACTCCCGACCAAAAGTACAACCGAATCAAAGGACTTTTAACGGAAGTTGTTAGTACGCTTGGACTGGACTTAACCGATGACAGCCTCGCTGAAACGCCCCATCGCATTGCAAAGATGTACGTACATGAGATCTTTTCAGGGCTCGATTACGATAATTTCCCCAAGATCAGTGTTATAGACAATAAAATGTCTGTTGATGAAATGGTTAAAGTATCAGACATAAACTTAACATCGACGTGCGAACATCACTTCATTACCATCGATGGTTTAGCAGAAGTAGCCTACATCCCTGAAAACAAGATACTCGGGCTGTCTAAAATAAACCGTATTGTTCGATTCTTCGCTCAGCGCCCTCAAGTTCAAGAACGTCTTACCCAGCAAATCTTAGTTGCTATACAGACATTAGTTGAAACAGAAAACGTGGCAGTGACGATTAAAGCAACCCACTATTGCGTTAAATCCAGAGGCGTTATGGATGCAAACTCTGAAACCTCAACAACCGCGCTAGGTGGTATCTTCAAAACTAACCCTCAAACTAGAGCCGAGTTTTTACGATGA
- the folX gene encoding dihydroneopterin triphosphate 2'-epimerase yields MNHNAIITITNLRLRTFIGFNEEEKSKQQDIVINAEIHYPANNLCLSDDVDNALNYKNICKKIIQHVESGRFLLLEKLTSDVLGICIDHSWVRYAQVRIDKPHALRFADSVSLTLSYEADNDNHS; encoded by the coding sequence ATGAACCACAACGCCATTATTACCATCACAAATCTTAGACTAAGAACCTTCATCGGCTTCAACGAAGAAGAAAAGTCTAAACAGCAAGACATCGTTATCAATGCAGAAATCCACTACCCCGCAAACAACCTTTGCCTCTCTGATGATGTGGACAACGCGCTTAACTACAAAAACATCTGCAAGAAGATAATTCAACACGTGGAATCTGGAAGGTTTCTGCTTTTAGAAAAATTAACCAGCGATGTGCTCGGCATTTGTATCGACCATTCATGGGTGCGATACGCTCAAGTGAGAATTGACAAGCCTCATGCGCTACGTTTTGCCGACTCCGTCTCGCTCACCCTGAGCTATGAAGCAGACAACGACAATCATTCATAA
- the folK gene encoding 2-amino-4-hydroxy-6-hydroxymethyldihydropteridine diphosphokinase, with protein MVTVYVSIGSNINREHHITESLKALNHRFAPLHISNFYDCEPVGFEGDNFLNLVVGFECHLSVAELAKALHQIESENGRQRETKAYASRTMDIDILLYGDQVGIIDGVELPRGEITEYAFVLRPLVDVAAQELHPTLDISFQHLWDNFDQFSQKTKSIPFKLSFT; from the coding sequence ATGGTCACCGTCTATGTAAGCATTGGAAGCAACATTAACCGCGAACATCACATCACCGAATCTCTCAAAGCATTGAATCATCGATTCGCCCCCCTGCACATTTCTAATTTCTACGATTGCGAGCCTGTCGGTTTCGAAGGAGATAACTTCCTAAACCTAGTCGTTGGGTTTGAATGTCATCTCTCTGTCGCAGAGCTGGCAAAGGCTCTACATCAAATAGAATCAGAAAATGGACGCCAGCGTGAGACCAAAGCCTATGCTTCACGAACAATGGATATCGACATCCTTCTTTATGGTGATCAAGTGGGTATTATCGATGGAGTAGAACTGCCAAGAGGTGAGATAACCGAGTACGCTTTTGTGCTCAGACCGTTAGTCGATGTTGCCGCGCAAGAACTTCATCCCACTCTAGACATCTCTTTTCAGCATCTCTGGGATAACTTCGATCAGTTTAGCCAGAAAACCAAATCCATCCCTTTTAAGCTCAGTTTCACTTAG
- a CDS encoding AraC family transcriptional regulator → MEVTNKTINNAIEYIFDNLTSELGVEEVANHCNLSKFHFSRLFKQSTGESIYSLIKRLKMEDSAIVLGTNTNNSITNIGLGYGYSSSNYSSAFTKHHGISPAKYRKLKKDKKFDLVSHFDGSKIIYQEFEYYNKNAVIRDLEDIRVLYRRYIGDYGDLLHQWPKFIDEHRSLIQDDSQLIDVCYSDPNITDKSRCVYDICIKIDGDTVLPPHVTTNTRVIKGGKFASYTAKGNPSDIAHDYKGVFNVWLPSSGYSLDNRIRFDSYKVVNPEEQYFEVDINLPIQ, encoded by the coding sequence ATGGAAGTAACAAATAAAACCATTAACAATGCCATTGAATACATTTTCGATAACCTAACCAGTGAGCTAGGTGTAGAAGAAGTTGCAAACCATTGCAATTTATCAAAATTTCACTTTAGTAGATTATTTAAACAATCTACTGGCGAGAGTATTTACTCGTTAATCAAACGCCTAAAAATGGAAGACAGTGCCATCGTGTTAGGTACTAATACAAACAATAGTATTACCAATATTGGCTTAGGCTATGGATACAGCTCATCCAACTACAGCTCAGCATTTACTAAGCACCACGGGATCTCTCCAGCAAAATATAGAAAACTCAAAAAAGATAAGAAATTTGACTTGGTAAGCCATTTCGACGGGTCAAAAATCATATACCAAGAGTTTGAATACTATAATAAAAATGCTGTAATTCGAGACCTAGAAGATATACGAGTACTCTACCGACGCTACATTGGTGACTATGGTGATCTTCTTCATCAATGGCCGAAATTTATCGACGAGCATAGGAGCCTTATCCAAGATGATTCACAGTTAATTGATGTGTGTTACAGCGACCCGAATATCACAGACAAAAGTCGTTGTGTTTATGATATCTGTATAAAAATAGATGGTGATACTGTTTTACCACCGCATGTAACCACGAACACTCGTGTTATCAAAGGCGGGAAGTTTGCCTCATATACCGCTAAAGGCAACCCAAGTGACATAGCACATGACTATAAAGGCGTTTTTAATGTTTGGCTGCCTAGCAGTGGTTATAGCTTGGATAATAGAATCAGATTTGATTCATATAAAGTAGTCAATCCAGAAGAACAATATTTCGAAGTTGATATTAACCTCCCAATTCAATAG
- a CDS encoding penicillin acylase family protein, giving the protein MTQFSQSVPESKTLTYKNQGKFGQVEIAWTDKDVPRIQADNYESLGFGYGYAHARDRLIELVGQAIAMRGQRSKYYGPEAFSTLGFLKTTNLNSDLMFKLRVPDEWVQEELKQLNPETQDYAFGYVNGLNYFVDSLSETEYQQIVGQEPIVRFEVEDVVRFTMRFGVMKELIEIGPHLVASANVVASTNSVTPTNLNTPANGINANTPSNVISPHSTPVEVEGGFGSNAWAYGGDFVEDGSAILVGNPHSAWQRNPHQLRIYMHQCHLTIPGELDAAGTTFLGFPLPLTGYNADVSWSILDAATVTPYVMQLMDVKLKQDSFKYLVDGEYQSATIRRIDIETRQESGEITIQSYQFAQSHLGTLFHLPQSPNKPAGWYAITNPGERNAKGLDQFLSAAKARSTREFIEQIEQHRGVLCQLVVADKHGDVGYVVAGNVPPITDEVMASAHVGIEGVAFNVLDGSQTKNSFRDKHQRPLQAAKSFYPNIISRGIIHNTNNSYKYSEFGKQQPDYPSVFGQHKQQHTLAAARLDYDPRLIMSYKRIKEISSNGKISAQQVLKVVFDNRNYAAETFLDWLLSLEPSDCSALTKQAFYVLANWDRKNNADSRGALLFHQLWGKLVQAKLVRVTGFGDPEVDSEISTTLQSQKVILAALEQSVIELEQLGFALDTAWGSVLYQTAENHPIAMHGGSYEQGILNGEMPAELTREGFAYILFGTAYLQLTQWKDDTIVPQVLLAHGQRDGIDSTARTCQLQMFLDKELYAIPYSPEQWDSTHVTDRITITNADLAS; this is encoded by the coding sequence ATGACTCAGTTTTCTCAATCGGTTCCAGAGAGCAAAACGTTAACCTATAAAAACCAAGGGAAATTTGGTCAAGTAGAGATCGCTTGGACCGATAAGGATGTACCGCGTATCCAAGCCGATAACTATGAAAGCTTAGGGTTTGGTTATGGGTATGCTCATGCCCGAGATAGATTGATTGAACTTGTTGGGCAGGCTATTGCCATGCGTGGTCAACGCTCTAAATATTATGGACCTGAAGCCTTTTCGACCTTAGGTTTTCTCAAAACTACCAACCTCAATTCTGATTTAATGTTCAAGCTTAGGGTGCCCGATGAATGGGTACAAGAAGAGCTGAAACAATTAAATCCAGAGACTCAAGATTATGCTTTTGGTTATGTAAATGGCCTGAATTACTTTGTTGATAGTCTATCTGAGACAGAATACCAACAGATCGTTGGTCAAGAACCTATCGTTAGATTTGAAGTCGAGGACGTTGTTCGCTTTACCATGCGCTTTGGGGTAATGAAGGAGCTGATTGAAATTGGCCCTCATCTAGTTGCATCAGCTAATGTAGTCGCATCAACCAACTCAGTTACACCAACTAATTTAAATACGCCAGCAAATGGCATTAACGCTAATACCCCAAGCAATGTAATTTCCCCTCATAGCACACCAGTTGAAGTCGAAGGAGGCTTTGGCAGCAATGCTTGGGCCTACGGTGGCGATTTTGTTGAAGATGGTAGTGCAATCTTGGTAGGTAATCCCCATTCTGCATGGCAAAGAAATCCGCATCAATTACGTATTTATATGCACCAGTGTCATCTCACGATTCCGGGTGAACTTGATGCAGCAGGCACCACTTTCTTAGGTTTTCCGCTACCGCTGACGGGGTACAATGCCGATGTCTCTTGGAGTATTTTGGATGCAGCGACAGTTACACCTTACGTGATGCAGCTTATGGACGTTAAGCTTAAGCAAGACTCGTTCAAGTATTTGGTGGATGGTGAATACCAGTCAGCGACTATACGCAGAATCGATATTGAAACACGACAAGAATCTGGTGAAATCACCATTCAATCCTACCAGTTTGCACAGTCACATTTAGGGACGCTTTTCCATCTTCCTCAATCACCAAACAAGCCAGCAGGTTGGTATGCAATCACTAATCCAGGTGAGAGAAATGCTAAGGGCTTGGATCAGTTTTTATCGGCGGCGAAGGCTCGCTCAACCCGAGAGTTTATCGAGCAGATAGAGCAACACCGCGGCGTGCTTTGCCAGCTTGTTGTCGCAGATAAACATGGCGATGTGGGTTACGTAGTGGCGGGTAATGTTCCACCGATCACCGACGAAGTTATGGCTAGCGCTCATGTAGGTATTGAAGGCGTTGCGTTTAACGTTTTGGATGGCAGCCAAACTAAAAACTCGTTCCGTGATAAACACCAGAGACCACTGCAAGCCGCTAAATCATTTTATCCCAACATTATCTCTCGTGGCATTATCCATAATACCAACAACAGCTATAAGTACAGTGAGTTTGGTAAGCAGCAGCCTGACTATCCATCTGTATTTGGCCAGCATAAACAGCAGCACACATTGGCAGCCGCAAGGCTCGACTATGATCCTCGCCTAATAATGTCGTATAAGCGAATCAAGGAGATCAGCTCGAACGGCAAGATAAGTGCTCAACAAGTGCTAAAGGTAGTGTTTGATAATCGCAACTATGCTGCTGAGACTTTTCTTGATTGGCTATTAAGTTTAGAGCCGAGCGATTGTTCAGCACTGACCAAGCAAGCTTTTTACGTGCTTGCGAATTGGGATAGGAAAAACAACGCAGACAGCCGTGGGGCGTTATTGTTTCACCAGCTGTGGGGCAAGCTTGTTCAGGCGAAGCTGGTTAGAGTGACAGGGTTTGGTGATCCAGAAGTGGACTCAGAAATCTCAACTACACTACAAAGCCAGAAAGTGATTTTGGCTGCGCTGGAGCAGTCTGTTATAGAGTTAGAGCAACTTGGTTTTGCATTAGATACTGCGTGGGGGAGCGTGCTCTATCAGACCGCAGAAAACCACCCAATAGCCATGCATGGAGGATCTTATGAGCAAGGTATTCTCAACGGAGAAATGCCCGCAGAGTTAACTCGTGAAGGTTTTGCCTACATCTTGTTTGGTACAGCATATCTTCAGT